One genomic window of Pseudomonas aeruginosa includes the following:
- the hppD gene encoding 4-hydroxyphenylpyruvate dioxygenase has translation MNAVAKIEQHNPIGTDGFEFVEFTAPDAKGIEQLRQLFNMMGFTETAKHRSKEVFLFQQNDINIVLNGSPTGHVHEFALKHGPSACAMAFRVKNASQAAAYAESQGAKLVGSHANFGELNIPSLEGIGGSLLYLVDRYGDRSIYDVDFEFIEGRSANDNSVGLTYIDHLTHNVKRGQMDVWSGFYERIANFREIRYFDIEGKLTGLFSRAMTAPCGKIRIPINESADDTSQIEEFIREYHGEGIQHIALTTDDIYATVRKLRDNGVKFMSTPDTYYEKVDTRVAGHGEPLEQLRELNLLIDGAPGDDGILLQIFTDTVIGPIFFEIIQRKGNQGFGEGNFKALFESIEEDQIRRGVI, from the coding sequence ATGAACGCCGTGGCCAAGATCGAACAGCACAATCCCATCGGTACCGACGGATTCGAATTCGTCGAGTTCACCGCCCCCGACGCCAAGGGCATCGAGCAGCTGCGCCAGCTGTTCAACATGATGGGCTTCACCGAAACCGCCAAGCATCGTTCCAAGGAAGTCTTCCTGTTCCAGCAGAACGATATCAACATCGTGCTCAACGGCAGCCCGACCGGGCATGTCCATGAATTCGCCCTCAAGCACGGCCCGAGCGCCTGCGCCATGGCCTTCCGGGTGAAGAACGCTTCCCAGGCCGCCGCCTACGCCGAATCCCAGGGCGCCAAGCTGGTGGGCAGCCACGCCAACTTCGGCGAGCTGAACATCCCTTCCCTGGAAGGCATCGGCGGTTCGCTGCTGTATCTTGTCGACCGCTACGGCGACCGCAGCATCTATGACGTCGACTTCGAGTTCATCGAAGGCCGCAGCGCCAACGACAACTCCGTCGGCCTGACCTACATCGACCACCTGACCCACAACGTCAAGCGCGGCCAGATGGACGTCTGGTCCGGTTTCTACGAGCGCATCGCCAACTTCCGCGAGATTCGCTACTTCGACATCGAAGGCAAGCTCACCGGCCTGTTCTCCCGCGCCATGACCGCACCTTGCGGGAAGATCCGCATCCCGATCAACGAGTCGGCCGACGATACCTCGCAGATCGAGGAATTCATCCGCGAATACCATGGCGAAGGCATCCAGCACATCGCCCTGACCACCGACGACATCTATGCCACCGTGCGCAAGCTGCGCGACAACGGCGTGAAGTTCATGTCGACCCCGGACACCTACTACGAGAAGGTCGACACCCGCGTCGCCGGGCATGGCGAGCCGCTCGAGCAACTGCGCGAACTGAACCTGCTGATCGACGGCGCCCCGGGCGACGACGGCATCCTGCTGCAGATCTTCACCGACACGGTGATCGGCCCGATCTTCTTCGAGATCATCCAGCGCAAGGGCAACCAGGGCTTCGGCGAGGGCAATTTCAAGGCCCTGTTCGAGTCCATCGAGGAAGACCAGATTCGCCGCGGCGTGATCTGA
- a CDS encoding AraC family transcriptional regulator codes for MARPAPPDLSDSRRPLRGVARSYPAGHRVDAHEHAWGQVLYAVSGMMWLETPDEALPVPPQRAVWLPPGLRHAVRVASELQMRNIYLSPELSRGLEDRTLVLVVGPLLRELIVSLVEQERQSDPHYYRALADLAVLELGRARRSSLRVPLPDASDRRLLALCQAVMANPSLDIGLERLAEDAGASVRTLSRLFQRSLGMGFADWRRQVQLATAAAALIDGRPVAGIAHALGYTPSAFSDMFRRELGVSPTEYRAEHHQPFQP; via the coding sequence ATGGCACGACCCGCACCACCCGACCTGAGCGACAGCCGCCGGCCCCTGCGCGGCGTCGCCCGCAGCTATCCTGCCGGGCACCGCGTCGATGCCCACGAGCACGCCTGGGGCCAGGTGCTCTATGCGGTGTCCGGGATGATGTGGCTGGAGACGCCCGACGAGGCCCTGCCGGTCCCGCCGCAACGGGCGGTCTGGTTGCCTCCGGGCCTGCGCCATGCGGTGCGGGTCGCCTCCGAGTTGCAGATGCGCAACATCTACCTGAGCCCGGAACTCTCCCGCGGCCTGGAGGACCGCACCCTGGTGCTGGTGGTCGGCCCGCTGCTGCGCGAGCTGATCGTCAGCCTGGTGGAGCAGGAACGACAGAGCGACCCCCACTACTATCGGGCGCTGGCCGATCTCGCCGTGCTCGAACTCGGCCGCGCGCGCCGTTCCAGCCTACGCGTACCGCTGCCGGACGCCTCCGACAGGCGCCTGCTCGCGCTGTGCCAGGCGGTGATGGCCAATCCCTCCCTGGACATCGGCCTGGAGCGCCTGGCCGAAGACGCCGGGGCCAGCGTGCGGACCCTCTCGCGCCTGTTCCAGCGCAGCCTGGGCATGGGCTTCGCCGACTGGCGGCGGCAGGTGCAGCTGGCGACCGCCGCCGCCGCACTGATCGATGGCCGTCCGGTGGCAGGCATCGCCCATGCCCTGGGATATACGCCGAGCGCCTTCAGCGACATGTTCCGCCGCGAGCTGGGCGTCTCTCCCACCGAGTACAGGGCCGAGCATCACCAGCCGTTCCAGCCTTGA
- a CDS encoding quinone oxidoreductase family protein, with protein sequence MKALQFDRTGDLAALELVDMPDPLPAADEVRVEIRAAGLNPSDVKNVLGRFPYTTLPRVPGRDFAGVVVEGPKALLGQAVWGTGREPGFFRDGSHAQFLTLPAAGVALKPESLSFAQAASCGVPYSTAWDALQRSQVKAGTRLLVIGANGAVGKAALALAKALGAEAIGAVRREEQRQALETQGIAALLLGEPAELAAQVEGIFPGGAEVIFDTTGFWLEAAVPALAAFGRLAIIAAPADGHVRLPALNLYRRGGSVVGINSLLYGVEACAGFLDAFGKLFDQGRLPLPDGLREVPLEQGVEQYRAVNEGTCEKIILVP encoded by the coding sequence ATGAAAGCACTGCAATTCGACCGTACCGGCGACCTCGCCGCCCTCGAGCTGGTGGACATGCCCGACCCGCTTCCCGCCGCCGATGAGGTGCGGGTGGAAATCCGCGCTGCCGGGCTGAATCCGAGCGACGTGAAGAACGTCCTCGGCCGCTTCCCCTATACCACCCTGCCCCGGGTACCGGGCCGCGACTTCGCCGGGGTGGTGGTGGAGGGACCGAAGGCTCTGCTCGGCCAGGCGGTCTGGGGCACCGGGCGGGAGCCGGGATTCTTCCGCGACGGTAGCCACGCGCAGTTCCTGACCCTGCCGGCCGCCGGCGTCGCGCTCAAGCCGGAAAGCCTGAGCTTCGCCCAGGCCGCCAGTTGCGGGGTGCCCTACAGCACCGCCTGGGATGCCCTGCAACGCAGCCAGGTCAAGGCCGGCACCCGGCTCCTGGTAATCGGCGCCAACGGCGCGGTCGGCAAGGCCGCGCTGGCGCTGGCCAAGGCCCTGGGGGCCGAAGCGATCGGCGCGGTGCGGCGCGAGGAGCAACGCCAGGCGCTGGAAACGCAGGGCATCGCCGCGCTGCTGCTGGGCGAGCCGGCCGAACTGGCGGCACAGGTGGAAGGGATCTTCCCCGGCGGGGCCGAGGTGATCTTCGATACGACCGGTTTCTGGCTCGAGGCGGCGGTCCCGGCGCTGGCCGCCTTCGGTCGCCTGGCGATCATCGCCGCACCGGCCGACGGCCATGTGCGCCTGCCGGCGTTGAACCTGTACCGTCGCGGTGGCTCGGTGGTGGGGATCAACTCGCTGCTCTATGGCGTGGAAGCCTGCGCAGGCTTCCTCGACGCCTTCGGCAAGCTGTTCGACCAGGGCCGCCTGCCGCTGCCGGACGGGCTGCGGGAAGTCCCGCTGGAGCAGGGCGTTGAGCAGTACCGGGCGGTGAACGAAGGCACCTGCGAGAAGATCATCCTGGTGCCCTGA
- a CDS encoding TenA family transcriptional regulator, with the protein MSEFFDRTGPLQEAGSYPQWAQQLIVDCQASKDRVSGHELYRRMRDAELSPALMRLYLIGGWPVVEQFPLYMSQNLLKTRFARHPGEDMARRWLMRNIRVELNHADYWLHWAEAHGVSLAEIQAQDVPAELHALSHWCWHTCASDSLAVAMAATNYAIEGVTGEWSALVCSNGVYENAFPKEGRKRAMKWLKLHAQYDDAHPWEALEIICTLAGTNPCAELRRQLRDAICKSYDYMYLFLERCMQLEEARSARKLAVGAE; encoded by the coding sequence GTGAGCGAGTTCTTTGACCGTACGGGCCCCTTGCAGGAGGCGGGAAGCTATCCGCAGTGGGCGCAGCAACTGATCGTCGACTGCCAGGCGAGCAAGGACCGGGTTTCCGGTCACGAGCTGTACCGGCGCATGCGCGACGCCGAGCTGAGCCCGGCGCTGATGCGCCTGTACCTGATCGGCGGCTGGCCGGTGGTCGAGCAGTTCCCCTTGTACATGTCGCAGAACCTGCTGAAGACCCGTTTCGCCCGCCATCCCGGCGAAGACATGGCGCGCCGCTGGCTGATGCGCAACATTCGGGTCGAACTCAACCACGCCGACTACTGGCTGCACTGGGCCGAGGCCCACGGCGTGAGCCTGGCCGAGATCCAGGCGCAAGACGTGCCGGCCGAACTGCACGCGCTCAGCCACTGGTGCTGGCACACCTGCGCCAGCGACTCACTGGCGGTGGCCATGGCCGCCACCAACTACGCCATCGAAGGCGTCACCGGCGAGTGGTCGGCGCTGGTCTGTTCGAACGGCGTCTACGAAAACGCCTTCCCCAAGGAAGGCCGCAAGCGCGCCATGAAGTGGCTCAAGCTCCACGCCCAGTACGACGATGCCCACCCCTGGGAGGCGCTGGAGATCATCTGCACCCTGGCCGGCACCAATCCCTGCGCCGAGCTGCGCCGGCAACTGCGCGACGCGATCTGCAAGAGCTACGACTATATGTACCTGTTCCTCGAGCGCTGCATGCAGCTGGAGGAGGCGCGCAGCGCCCGCAAGCTCGCGGTCGGCGCGGAGTAG